One segment of Triticum aestivum cultivar Chinese Spring chromosome 2A, IWGSC CS RefSeq v2.1, whole genome shotgun sequence DNA contains the following:
- the LOC123187515 gene encoding pentatricopeptide repeat-containing protein At3g18020-like, producing the protein MMAAAAHPGQPDLGGLVDALCASGRSAEAHHRVALLLSSASASASRRLDAPTANGLLARLLRARTPLLTLRLVQAAPFAPSLPNYNRLLALLSSAAAPWLLLLAHRLLLRMRVPPSAVSYAALLDGYACAADPRAAQKLLDEMPRWGLAPSSLARTFLVKAFLRSRDVGAAMDLVDNRLWPSMERCHDEDQGLKNAAFANLVQCLCVEGFFHIVFRVAEEMPQRRCLVPDEFAYAQMIDSLCRAGQHHGASRIVYIMGKRGLCPSTLSYNCIVHGLCTSQKPGGRLRAYQLVMEGVRSGYRPREVTYKVLVEELCREKELAKAKDVLELMLQPQCGHDKPDEETRTRLYNMFLGALRAVDNPSEQLSVLVSMLQGDCKPDVITMNTVVHGFCKVGRTQEARKILDDMINGQFCAPDVVTFTTLISGYLDVGEHAEALHVLHTLMPRRRCAPNVVTYNSVLKGLFCLGLVDRAMQVIDEMKSSSITADSVTHTVVIKGLCNAGQLEKAKAFWDNVVWPSGIHDGYVYSAILRGLCKLGKLEQACDFLYELADCGVCPSVVCYNILIDTACKQGLKKLAYQLVKEMRRNGLSPDAVTWRILEKLHLYGNEEQEEHQVPTYHIDQSSADDRVEPLVSTKNEIPSLSSSSSSEPLDEVYKNNNEAKVEEAGRSPERTENPSDLTEPAKEQNYLIDSSVVGPTMDKDHTISDDGFNKQDEQPLREPLSGVARRVFGLL; encoded by the coding sequence ATGATGGCGGCCGCAGCGCATCCCGGGCAGCCGGACCTGGGCGGACTGGTGGACGCGCTCTGCGCGTCCGGCCGCTCCGCCGAGGCGCACCACCGcgtcgcgctcctcctctcctCCGCATCCGCATCCGCGTCGCGCCGCCTCGACGCGCCCACCGCCAACGGCCTCCTCGCCCGCCTCCTCCGCGCGCGCACGCCCCTCCTCACGCTCCGCCTCGTCCAGGCCGCCCCGTTCGCGCCCTCCCTCCCCAACTACAACCGCCTCCTCGCCCtgctctcctccgccgccgcgccctggctcctcctcctcgcccaccgcctcctcctccgcatgCGCGTGCCTCCGAGCGCCGTCtcctacgccgcgctgctggacggCTACGCGTGCGCCGCGGACCCTCGCGCCGCCCAGaagctgctcgacgaaatgccccgCTGGGGGCTCGCCCCCAGCTCCCTCGCGCGCACTTTCCTCGTCAAGGCCTTCCTCCGCAGCCGCGACGTCGGCGCGGCCATGGACCTCGTCGACAACCGGCTCTGGCCCAGCATGGAGCGCTGCCACGACGAGGACCAGGGGCTCAAGAACGCGGCCTTTGCCAACCTTGTGCAGTGCCTGTGCGTCGAGGGGTTCTTCCACATTGTCTTCCGCGTCGCCGAGGAGATGCCGCAGCGGCGCTGCCTCGTCCCGGACGAGTTTGCCTATGCCCAGATGATTGACTCTCTCTGCCGGGCTGGACAGCACCATGGCGCCTCCAGAATAGTGTACATCATGGGGAAGAGGGGCCTGTGCCCAAGCACCCTGTCCTACAACTGCATTGTTCACGGGCTATGCACCAGCCAGAAGCCCGGGGGACGCCTGAGGGCGTACCAGCTGGTGATGGAAGGTGTGCGTTCCGGGTACCGACCGAGAGAGGTAACATACAAGGTACTCGTCGAAGAGCTCTGCCGGGAGAAAGAGCTTGCCAAGGCAAAGGATGTCCTGGAGCTGATGCTGCAGCCCCAATGTGGGCATGACAAGCCTGACGAGGAGACCAGGACTAGGCTATACAATATGTTCCTTGGGGCACTGCGTGCTGTGGACAACCCAAGCGAGCAGCTCAGTGTGCTCGTGTCCATGTTGCAGGGGGACTGCAAACCGGATGTGATCACTATGAACACTGTCGTTCATGGCTTCTGCAAAGTTGGGCGTACCCAGGAGGCTAGAAAGATTTTGGACGACATGATTAATGGGCAATTCTGTGCTCCTGATGTTGTCACCTTCACCACACTCATTTCGGGATACCTGGATGTAGGTGAGCATGCAGAAGCCCTCCATGTGCTGCACACTTTGATGCCCAGGCGCCGGTGCGCCCCTAATGTTGTCACTTACAATTCTGTCCTCAAGGGATTGTTCTGCCTTGGGCTAGTTGACAGAGCAATGCAGGTCATCGATGAAATGAAATCAAGTAGCATCACTGCCGACTCTGTAACTCACACTGTGGTGATCAAAGGGTTGTGCAACGCGGGGCAGCTTGAGAAAGCAAAGGCATTCTGGGACAATGTAGTCTGGCCATCAGGGATACATGATGGTTATGTGTACAGTGCAATCTTGAGAGGCCTCTGCAAACTGGGGAAACTGGAGCAGGCATGTGATTTCCTATATGAGTTGGCAGACTGTGGGGTTTGTCCCAGTGTTGTCTGCTACAACATACTCATTGACACTGCCTGCAAGCAGGGATTGAAGAAGTTGGCCTATCAATTGGTGAAGGAGATGAGAAGGAATGGCCTTTCACCGGACGCTGTGACTTGGAGGATTCTTGAGAAATTGCACCTTTATGGCAATGAAGAGCAAGAGGAGCACCAGGTCCCCACTTATCATATCGATCAAAGTTCTGCAGATGACAGAGTAGAGCCTCTCGTCTCAACAAAAAATGAGATACCTTCGttgtcatcgtcatcatcgtcagaACCTTTGGATGAAGTATACAAGAATAACAACGAAGCTAAGGTTGAAGAAGCTGGAAGGTCACCAGAAAGGACTGAGAACCCATCAGATCTTACTGAGCCAGCAAAGGAGCAGAACTATCTGATAGACAGTTCAGTGGTTGGACCAACAATGGACAAGGATCATACAATCAGTGATGATGGCTTCAACAAGCAGGATGAGCAACCTCTAAGAGAACCACTTTCTGGAGTAGCCAGAAGGGTTTTTGGCTTGCTCTAG